Proteins from one Mycobacterium adipatum genomic window:
- a CDS encoding FkbM family methyltransferase, translated as MNTVNLPKWLQPSGQFDLVRLGRDRDGGYLVDARDVAEAEALVSLGVNDDWSFEEDFLKRNNVPIHAFDGTIDRNILGKRLVKTILSRKDVKHKLKAWREYDRFFSGSTRHYKTMVGLDSSPGFVTLRHILNEYTSGRVFLKIDIEGWEYRLLGDLLAEADRICGLMIEIHNVDLHEERLKDFVEKLPLRVAHVHRNTFAPVSDTGIPLVLEVTFTPQAPVSYKSVTLPHELDRPSAPSHEPSEIRFIG; from the coding sequence ATGAATACTGTGAATCTGCCCAAGTGGCTCCAGCCAAGCGGTCAATTCGACCTCGTTCGGCTGGGCCGCGATCGTGACGGTGGTTATCTTGTCGATGCGCGCGACGTCGCCGAAGCAGAGGCACTGGTGTCGCTCGGTGTGAATGACGACTGGAGTTTCGAAGAGGACTTCCTCAAGCGCAACAACGTTCCGATCCACGCTTTCGATGGCACCATCGACCGGAATATTCTCGGCAAGCGTTTGGTTAAGACCATCTTGTCTCGCAAAGACGTCAAACATAAGTTAAAGGCTTGGCGAGAATACGATCGGTTCTTTAGTGGGTCTACCCGTCACTATAAGACGATGGTCGGACTTGACAGTTCTCCAGGGTTTGTGACCCTGCGGCATATTCTGAACGAATATACGAGTGGAAGAGTATTTCTCAAGATCGACATCGAAGGCTGGGAGTATCGCCTCCTGGGCGATCTTCTCGCCGAAGCGGACCGCATCTGCGGGCTCATGATCGAGATACACAATGTCGATCTCCACGAAGAGCGGTTGAAGGACTTCGTTGAGAAACTCCCACTACGGGTTGCGCATGTGCATCGGAATACATTTGCTCCGGTCAGCGACACCGGAATTCCGCTCGTGCTTGAGGTCACCTTCACTCCGCAGGCCCCAGTGTCTTACAAGTCGGTGACGTTGCCGCACGAGCTGGACCGTCCTTCGGCGCCAAGCCACGAGCCGTCGGAGATCCGCTTCATAGGATGA
- a CDS encoding sugar transferase, which yields MAILATVLLTGGARYVAPLHLSVLDDLPTIITRLLAAVAAVAAVVLYLYERSQVLIFLETACQSVALVVAGRVLTTRLCAWGRKLGIAKHRTILIGGGTVSAELVKTLAHHHEYGLQVEGFVDDDEDCPAGRLVPRLGRLADLDMAVVTMGADTILVADGSFDEQALIGAVRTEVCLNAELLVVPRMHHFHTLTGMADHVGPIPIMRIRNPNLRGPTRILKRAFDIFASVAALVVLSPLLAAAALAVRLEGGPGVIFRQIRVGRDGQQFELLKFRSMRPASENESQTQWNVASDNRVGPVGKFLRRTSIDELPQLWNIVRGDMTVVGPRPERPHFVEQFSTQFDRYSHRHRVQVGLTGFAQVSGLKGDTSIADRCRYDNFYIENWSLWLDIKIIIRTFRAVVLYRER from the coding sequence ATGGCCATTCTGGCGACCGTTTTACTTACCGGAGGGGCGCGATACGTAGCTCCGCTTCACCTCAGCGTGTTGGACGACCTTCCGACGATCATCACTCGTCTGCTGGCCGCCGTAGCCGCGGTCGCTGCTGTGGTCCTCTACTTGTACGAGAGATCTCAGGTATTGATCTTTCTGGAAACAGCGTGTCAGTCGGTTGCGTTGGTCGTCGCCGGCCGAGTGCTTACGACGCGCTTGTGTGCATGGGGGCGCAAACTCGGCATTGCTAAGCACCGGACGATTTTGATCGGCGGAGGGACTGTATCTGCCGAGCTGGTAAAGACGTTGGCCCACCACCATGAATACGGGCTGCAAGTCGAGGGCTTTGTCGACGACGATGAGGATTGTCCCGCCGGCCGGCTCGTACCACGGCTCGGCCGCCTCGCCGATCTGGATATGGCTGTCGTTACCATGGGCGCCGACACGATTCTCGTTGCCGACGGCTCTTTCGATGAACAGGCCTTGATCGGTGCCGTGCGCACGGAGGTGTGTCTGAACGCCGAACTGCTAGTAGTGCCGCGGATGCACCATTTTCACACCTTGACCGGAATGGCCGACCATGTCGGCCCCATCCCAATAATGCGTATTCGTAATCCGAACCTGCGGGGACCGACCCGAATATTGAAACGCGCATTCGACATCTTCGCTTCAGTCGCGGCTTTGGTTGTACTTTCGCCCTTACTTGCGGCCGCGGCGCTGGCAGTACGGCTTGAAGGTGGGCCCGGCGTGATCTTCCGGCAGATCAGAGTAGGGCGTGACGGGCAGCAGTTCGAACTGCTGAAGTTCCGCTCAATGCGCCCTGCCAGCGAGAATGAGTCGCAGACACAGTGGAACGTCGCTTCCGACAACAGGGTTGGGCCGGTCGGGAAGTTCCTGCGCCGTACGTCAATTGACGAACTACCGCAGCTGTGGAACATCGTCCGCGGTGATATGACAGTCGTGGGGCCGCGGCCCGAACGCCCCCACTTCGTCGAGCAGTTCTCAACACAATTCGACCGCTACTCGCATCGCCATCGGGTCCAGGTGGGCCTCACGGGATTTGCGCAGGTGAGCGGGCTCAAGGGCGATACATCTATCGCTGACCGGTGCCGATACGACAACTTTTACATCGAGAACTGGTCCCTCTGGTTGGACATCAAGATCATCATTCGGACATTTCGTGCGGTTGTGCTGTACCGCGAGCGGTAA
- a CDS encoding low molecular weight phosphatase family protein, which translates to MVWPACAVQQFGQHERPLQSKEFILHILFICTGNICRSPTAERLTAAYAARLKLQSVTVSSAGIRAVVGHPMHPDAQPVLAGLGGDPANFAAAQFTPKIAERADLILTMTRAHRESVLERAPQKLHRTFTLSEAAQLVDTFNARCVADLANLRAFLHATQVADIPDPIGQSPEIFAAVGAQIAKLLPPVLELCRPE; encoded by the coding sequence TTGGTATGGCCCGCGTGCGCCGTCCAACAGTTCGGTCAGCACGAACGCCCCCTGCAATCCAAGGAGTTCATCCTGCACATCCTCTTCATCTGCACTGGGAATATCTGCCGGTCGCCCACAGCGGAACGCCTGACCGCGGCCTACGCAGCCCGCCTGAAACTGCAGAGCGTTACTGTGTCAAGCGCTGGAATCCGCGCCGTGGTCGGGCACCCTATGCACCCGGACGCGCAACCCGTTTTGGCAGGTTTGGGGGGTGACCCGGCCAACTTCGCTGCTGCACAGTTCACCCCAAAGATCGCTGAGCGCGCAGACTTAATCCTCACAATGACCAGAGCCCATCGCGAAAGTGTGTTGGAACGTGCGCCGCAAAAGTTGCATCGCACCTTCACTCTGAGCGAGGCTGCACAACTGGTCGACACCTTTAATGCGCGATGCGTTGCAGATCTCGCTAATCTGCGGGCGTTCCTCCACGCAACGCAGGTCGCGGATATTCCAGACCCGATCGGACAGAGCCCTGAGATTTTCGCAGCGGTCGGCGCTCAGATCGCCAAATTGCTACCCCCCGTACTCGAACTTTGCCGCCCCGAGTGA